AATTTATAATTATATTTAGTTCATAACAATAGCTTCCATAAATATTAATAAAATGAGCATTTTTTGATTCTTTACTTATCTTCATCAGTCAAATCATTTAACATAGTTATTAATACTCAGATAAACACTCTTAAAATAGTGATTCCGAACACTCTTAGTAATTGCTTTTTTATACAAGCTAAACAAACACCTAATAATATAGCTATTACTGATGAAAACATTGAGCTTACATATCAGCAAACAGCTAACCAAATTATAAATCTAGCGAGATACTTGTCAGAAAATGGCTATAATCATAATAGTATAATCTCTATATATAGTTCAAAACGATATGAAATTATCATTGCCTTTTTAGCAGTATCAAGTATAGGAGCAAGTTGCGTACAGTTAGATAAATCATTTCCTTTACCTTTGCTTAAAGATATTATTAACGATACAAACCCAGACCTAATCCTATGTGATGAGATACCAGATATTAAATCAGTTAAATGTATAAATTATATAAGTATCATCTCAAAATGTGATGACTCTAAGATTCAAGTACCTACTGATATAAACATAGATCCAGAAAAAGATTTTTGGCTAGTATACTCATCGGGTACTACAGGTAAAAATAAAGGAATTTCAATATCTCATAGAGCAATCCTAGAATCATATAAGATTAGAGAAACTATCAAACCATATGATAATAGTAGTTCGATTGGTTGTAATATTTACTATCTCTGGGAAGCTTTTAGACCTTTATTAAAAGGTGGAAGAACTAATATAATTCCAGATACAGTTCTTTATGATTTTAAAGCTCTTGCAAAATATATCAAAAACAAGAAGATTAATGAGATTCTTTTTACACCTTCGTATCTTGAAACTTTATTATCAACCTCTGAAGATACTGCTATAGAAATATTTCATGATATTGATACCTGCTGGTTAAATGGTGAAGTAGTTTCTAGCTGGTTACAATACAAACTAGAAAAATTCATGAGCTCCACAAATATATATAATCTGTATTCCATATCTGAATGTCACGATGTTGCAGTATACAAATTACACCCAAATGATAAATATTTAGAAGAAGATGGCATTGTACCTGTTGGTCATGTACTACCAAAGGTTGATGCTGTCGTACTTAATGAGAATAAAGAAATAGTTAAGAATGGTCAAAAAGGAGAAGTATATATCCATTCTATAGGATTAGCTAATGAATATATTAACAGGCCTGATCTGAATGCAGAAAGATTTATCTCTGCAGCAAATAGCCCTATCAAAAAGCGACTTTATAAAACTGGAGATTTTGGTAAGCTCTCAGATGATGGACAATTAATAACAATATATGGTCGATGTGATTATATTATCAAACTAAGAGGCTATACCCTTTCACTACCATTTATTGAATCAGTTATAAAAGATAAACTCGACATAATGCACTGTATAGTCGATAAAACTGGTGCTACAAGAATGTCAGAATCACTGATTGCATATTTAGAGATCCCCAAAGAGAATCAAGATACTTTTCGCCAACAGTGGAATCTAAAAGATAACAATAAGCCTTCTAAAAAGCTACTAGACAAAATTGCTCCTCATCTAGCTCACTACATGCTCCCTAAATATATTGTTCTACTCGATGAAATACCTCTTAATAGATATTCAAACAAGCTTGATAGAAATAGTATCAAATATGACGATTTAATCATTGAAACTCAAGAAGTTCAAGCAATCAATAATTTGCAAGAATATAAAAGATTATGGTCAAATATCTTAAATATATCTGAAGATGATATATCTCTAACAAGCTGTTTTTTTGAGCTTGGTGGATCATCCTTATCTGCAATGTTACTTATAAGTAATCTAAAAGAGTTTGGCTTTGATATTAGTATCAGCAATTTTGTTGAAAAAAGTTCTTTGCAAGATAGTTATAATCTAGTAACAAATAATCAATCCTCAACAAAACAAAAGATAACCCAAGAGATCTTAGATGACATTAATAAATTTACAACCACAATAAAATCAAATATTTGCGAAGATTTACCCTCTACAAATACTGGAAATATCTTATTGACAGGCACAACAGGATTTTTAGGTTCTCACCTTCTAGCTCACTTAATATCAAATGATGAAATACAAACAATTTACTGCTTGGTAAGAGCTACAGATGAAAATCAAGCGAGACAAAGAGTCGAAAAAACTCTTGAAAAACTTAACGTTAAAACAAACTCAAAAATAGTATATTTAAATGGAGATATTAC
The genomic region above belongs to Francisella salimarina and contains:
- a CDS encoding SDR family oxidoreductase, which codes for MILYLSSSVKSFNIVINTQINTLKIVIPNTLSNCFFIQAKQTPNNIAITDENIELTYQQTANQIINLARYLSENGYNHNSIISIYSSKRYEIIIAFLAVSSIGASCVQLDKSFPLPLLKDIINDTNPDLILCDEIPDIKSVKCINYISIISKCDDSKIQVPTDINIDPEKDFWLVYSSGTTGKNKGISISHRAILESYKIRETIKPYDNSSSIGCNIYYLWEAFRPLLKGGRTNIIPDTVLYDFKALAKYIKNKKINEILFTPSYLETLLSTSEDTAIEIFHDIDTCWLNGEVVSSWLQYKLEKFMSSTNIYNLYSISECHDVAVYKLHPNDKYLEEDGIVPVGHVLPKVDAVVLNENKEIVKNGQKGEVYIHSIGLANEYINRPDLNAERFISAANSPIKKRLYKTGDFGKLSDDGQLITIYGRCDYIIKLRGYTLSLPFIESVIKDKLDIMHCIVDKTGATRMSESLIAYLEIPKENQDTFRQQWNLKDNNKPSKKLLDKIAPHLAHYMLPKYIVLLDEIPLNRYSNKLDRNSIKYDDLIIETQEVQAINNLQEYKRLWSNILNISEDDISLTSCFFELGGSSLSAMLLISNLKEFGFDISISNFVEKSSLQDSYNLVTNNQSSTKQKITQEILDDINKFTTTIKSNICEDLPSTNTGNILLTGTTGFLGSHLLAHLISNDEIQTIYCLVRATDENQARQRVEKTLEKLNVKTNSKIVYLNGDITKTNFGLDSKKWLELSKEINTVIHTAASVNLLLPYNALKPSNLDGTAHCIDFCLTNKSKHLIYISTNGIFPLHLNKIFDESNSIDWIESLESGYSQTKWAAEKLVHKMIEKGLNASVLRLGNLSPQTPSYINKSDTNWLLLKEIITQKKIPQNINLEMTPVDNVTKIVEHLILTKPDYNILNITNKIFLNANILAKCFNYETIEYNNWLDTIIDDSTKFLANDKLNIDSSICNYDRTNYQRIMKEININYPEITAEYINNIFLGGKDELTYK